The following nucleotide sequence is from Candidatus Caldatribacterium sp..
CAGCATCCAGCGGGCAAACCTTCCTTTTGACTACATTCTCATCGACTGTCCCCCTTCTCTGGGCATCCTCACCATTAACGCTTTGAAGGCCTGCCGCGAGGTCATCATCACCATTCAGCCGCACTACTTTGCCCTTCGAGGGATTGAAGAGTTCATGGAGACCCTGGAGCTCATGCGGGAGAACTTAAAGCACGATCCGGAGGTGTACGTGCTTATCACCATTGCGGACACAAGGACCAACCTCTACCGGGAGGTCATGGAGGAGGTTCGGGAGTACTTTGGGGACCGGATGTTCGAGACCATTATCCATCGGAACATCGCCCTTGCGGAGGCCACAAGCCACGGGATGCCGGTCCTTGAGTATGAGCCTACCTCCAAGGGGGCCCAGAATTACCTCGCCCTGGCGAAGGAGGTGATCCGACTTGAAAAAGAAAAGCCTAAAAAGAGGCTTTTCCGAAAGACTTGATTTCAAAAGGGAGCTCATCCGGGACACCACGAAAGGTCTTGAAAAGGACGACGACATTGATGTCTCCCTCTCTCCTCCCAAGTCCTCTGTGAGCAAAAAGACCACCAAGAAGCCCTCGGAAAAGCCCAAGGAGCGGAGAGCCGAAGAGCGAATCGCTACCATTAAGGTCATCGGTGTCGGGGGCGGAGGCAACAACGCCATAAACCACATGATTGAGGAAGGTCTCAACGGAGTTGACCTTGTGGCGGTGAACACCGACGTTCAGTCCCTCAAGCGGTCGCTTGCTCCGGAGAAAATCCAAATCGGCTTCAACCTGACAAGGGGCCTCGGCACAGGGGGCGATCCCCGGATTGGTGAAGAGGCGGCCAAGCAGGATCGGGATAAACTCCTCCAGATTGTGGAGGATGCGGACCTTGTGTTCATCGCCGCCTGCATGGGAGGGGGCACAGGCACAGGGGCTGCACCGGTCATTGCCTCCCTTGCCAAGGAGGCAGGAGCCTTGACCCTTGGGGTGGTCACAAAGCCCTTTAGCTTCGAGGGAGTGCGACGGAAGAACCAGGCAGAGGAAGGTATCCGTAAGCTCCAGGAAGTTGTGGATGCCCTCATCGTCATTCCGAACGAGCGTCTCCTTGAGGTGGCAAGGAAGGATACCTCTCTCCAGGAGGCCTTCAAGGTCGCCGACCATGTGCTCTACCAGGCGGTACGGGGGATCACCGACCTCATCACCTCGCCTCAGGATATTAACCTCGACCTTGCGGATCTACGAACCGTTCTAAGTGGGGCCGGCATGGTGCTCATCGGGATTGGAAACGGAAGAGGGAGGGAGAAGGCGCGGCAAGCTGCTGAAGAGGCCATCAACAGTCCCCTCCTTGAGATTTCGGTGAAGGGCGCTCGCTCCATCATTCTCAATATCACCGGTGGTCCGGATATGACCCTCAACGAAGTCACCGAAATCGTGAACTTCGTGAAGAACGCCGCAGGAGCGGAGGTGGATATCCTCTGGGGATGCAAGGTGGATGAAGCACTCTCGAACGAGGTCACGGTGACGGTGATTGCTACCCGCTTTGAGACCGAGAAACCTGGAGAGGACCTCGCACCCCTTATCGGGGAGAAAGAAGAGGGAGTTGAAAGCCGCATCATCATTGACGACGATATCGACATTCCTGCTTTCCTGCGGGAACGAAAGGGTGTTTCTCAAGAGCGGAGACCAAATGGCACCTTTCCATTCTTCAGGAAATGAGGGGGGAAGCACATGGCGACCATTCTCGGAAGGCAGATGACCCGGGAGGAGATTCTCAAGCGTGTCGGAGACATTTCGCAACTTGGGGGAGTGCGGGTGGCAGAGCTCCTTGACGGTCTTGAGCGGGGGGTCCGCATTGCTGAAGTGAACACCGGAAGCGGCCTTTTCTACACCGTTCTCCTTGACCGGGGCATGGACATTGCCTGGACGACGTACAAAGGCGTGAGCATTGGCTGGCGCTCGGCGACTCAGAACCTCTCGCCTTTCCTCTTTGAGCCCGAAGGTTTTGGGTGGCTTCGGGGATTCCACGGGGGTCTCATGAATACCTGCGGTCTCTCGTACGCCGGAGCCCCCTGCCGGGACACCTCAACCCTTGTGCACCGCCTGAACGAGGAGGACCTGGGACTCCATGGGCGAGCCTCCTACCTTCCTGCGGGGAACGTGTACGCTGATGGAGCCTGGCAAGGCGATGAGTACTTCATGTGGGTCCAGGGAAAGGTCCGGGAGGCCATCGTCTTTGGGGAGAAGCTCGTCCTTTCGAGGAAAATCTGGAGTCGTCTCGGAGAGAAGGTCATCCATATCGAGGATCAGGTGACCAATGAAGGGTTCATCGAAAGCCCCTTCATGATTCTCTACCACATCAACATCGGGTATCCTCTCCTTGATGATGGGAGCCGCCTCCTCCTTCCGGTGACCAAGACCATTCCCCGGGACCACTGGGCCGAAGATGGAAAGGAAGAATGGAACCGTTTCCATGCTCCCCAAAAGGGGTACTTTGAGAAGGTCTACCTCCACTACCCGAAAACCTTGGAGGATGGCTTCGGTGCTTCTTTGCTTTTGAACGAGAAGCTCGGCCTTGGGGTTTACGTCAAGTTCGATACCCGGGAACTCCCATACTTCACGGAGTGGAAGATGATGGGAGAAGGGGAGTACGTGGTGGGCATGGAGCCGGGAAACTGCTTCCCCTTGGGGAGGAGGAAGGAGCGAGAGGAAGGGAGACTCGTTATTCTCAAGCCCGGGGAGACTCGAAAGATTACCTTGGAGATTGGCATTGTCGAGGGTCCTCAGGAGATTGAAGCTTTCATGAAGTACCTTGGGGTGAGTTGATTCCCCGGTAGAGAGAGTCGAGTAGGCGAAGTAATTGGTGAGGACCTTTTTCACGTAGCTTCTCGTCTCCTCGAAGGGAATGGATTCGATGAATGCATCCCGGTCCAGGGGGAGTTCGTTTTTCCATCGCTCGGCTCTCCCCGGACCGGCGTTGTACCCACAGAGGGCAAGGACGATATCCCCCTCAAACCGGCGGAAAAGGTACGCCAGGTACGCTATTCCAATTGCTAAGTTCTCCCGTGGGGAACGAAGGATTGCCTCAACATCTCCCGGATTTTCCCTGAATTTCACCCATCCTTTTTCGATGACCCAGGAGGCAGTAGAGGGTATAACCTGGGCAAGGCCTACGGCTCCGGCAAGGGAAACCGCCTCGGGGTCAAAGGCGCTCTCGGCGTGAACGAGGGCAAGGACAAGGTACGGGTCAAGGGGAGGATTCTGGGAAGAAGAAAGCTCCTGCACGTCCTTGAAGAACGCAAGGGGATAGTAGCTCTTCCCGGCGAATTCAGGAATTTTTCCCTTTCCGGGGAAAAGGCGAAAGGCAAGGCTGATGCTCCTCCGGTAAAGACCCCTTCGGGCAAAGAAACGAGAGGCTTCAAGGAGGAGAGCTTCGTTTTTGGGGTTCTGGGTAAGAAGATGGAGGAGTTCGATTTCGGCGTTTTTCAGAAGGCCAAGAGAAAAGAAGAACCGGTACTTCGCCCAGGAAATCTCGAAAGGTTCAGGAGGAGAAAAGGAGGGGTCTTGCGTCGCCTCAAAAGGAGATGCGGAGCCGAGAATTTCGCAGACCCGGACGTAGTAGTAATCAAGGCGATTTTCTTCGAGGATAGTTGCAAGGTATGAGGCATCGCGGGTGATTTTGAAGCTCCAGAAGAGCGCCTGGTTTCGCCAGGTGGGGAGTTTCGCAAGGTCTTTGAGAACGCTTTG
It contains:
- a CDS encoding aldose 1-epimerase family protein, with the translated sequence MATILGRQMTREEILKRVGDISQLGGVRVAELLDGLERGVRIAEVNTGSGLFYTVLLDRGMDIAWTTYKGVSIGWRSATQNLSPFLFEPEGFGWLRGFHGGLMNTCGLSYAGAPCRDTSTLVHRLNEEDLGLHGRASYLPAGNVYADGAWQGDEYFMWVQGKVREAIVFGEKLVLSRKIWSRLGEKVIHIEDQVTNEGFIESPFMILYHINIGYPLLDDGSRLLLPVTKTIPRDHWAEDGKEEWNRFHAPQKGYFEKVYLHYPKTLEDGFGASLLLNEKLGLGVYVKFDTRELPYFTEWKMMGEGEYVVGMEPGNCFPLGRRKEREEGRLVILKPGETRKITLEIGIVEGPQEIEAFMKYLGVS
- a CDS encoding ParA family protein, whose product is MRIIAIANQKGGVAKTTTCINLGAALAYHARQVLIIDMDPQAHSTLGLGFEPNEFEKTILNVLEPPRSPYRLELKDVIVPTRTPNLYLAPANIDLAGAEYRLIDKIGREDFLNSSIQRANLPFDYILIDCPPSLGILTINALKACREVIITIQPHYFALRGIEEFMETLELMRENLKHDPEVYVLITIADTRTNLYREVMEEVREYFGDRMFETIIHRNIALAEATSHGMPVLEYEPTSKGAQNYLALAKEVIRLEKEKPKKRLFRKT
- the ftsZ gene encoding cell division protein FtsZ, which codes for MKKKSLKRGFSERLDFKRELIRDTTKGLEKDDDIDVSLSPPKSSVSKKTTKKPSEKPKERRAEERIATIKVIGVGGGGNNAINHMIEEGLNGVDLVAVNTDVQSLKRSLAPEKIQIGFNLTRGLGTGGDPRIGEEAAKQDRDKLLQIVEDADLVFIAACMGGGTGTGAAPVIASLAKEAGALTLGVVTKPFSFEGVRRKNQAEEGIRKLQEVVDALIVIPNERLLEVARKDTSLQEAFKVADHVLYQAVRGITDLITSPQDINLDLADLRTVLSGAGMVLIGIGNGRGREKARQAAEEAINSPLLEISVKGARSIILNITGGPDMTLNEVTEIVNFVKNAAGAEVDILWGCKVDEALSNEVTVTVIATRFETEKPGEDLAPLIGEKEEGVESRIIIDDDIDIPAFLRERKGVSQERRPNGTFPFFRK